In a genomic window of Jaculus jaculus isolate mJacJac1 chromosome 8, mJacJac1.mat.Y.cur, whole genome shotgun sequence:
- the LOC101593518 gene encoding 10 kDa heat shock protein, mitochondrial, translating into MAGQAFRKFLPLFDRVMVERSAAETVTKGGIMLPEKSQGKVLQATVVAVGSGSKGKGGEIQPVSVKVGDKVLLPEYGGTKVVLDDKDYFLFRDGDILGKYVD; encoded by the coding sequence ATGGCAGGACAAGCATTTAGAAAGTTCCTTCCGCTCTTTGACAGAGTGATGGTTGAAAGGAGTGCAGCTGAAACTGTAACCAAAGGTGGCATTATGCTTCCAGAAAAATCTCAAGGAAAAGTATTGCAAGCAACAGTAGTAGCTGTGGGATCAGGCTCTAAAGGAAAGGGTGGAGAGATCCAACCAGTTAGTGTGAAAGTTGGAGACAAAGTTCTTCTCCCAGAATATGGAGGCACCAAAGTAGTTCTAGACGACAAGGATTATTTCTTATTTAGAGATGGTGACATTCTTGGCAAGTATGTAGACTGA